A single genomic interval of Bacillus sp. es.036 harbors:
- a CDS encoding class I SAM-dependent methyltransferase, translating into MKTNEHNRIVWDKKVADGVSYTKPVTSKMIEESKKGNWHITVTTEKPVPREWFPTTLKGVKILCLASGGGQQGPILAAAGAEVTVVDLSEKQLEQDRFVAERDHLQLSIEKGDMTDLSFIPNNTFDMIVHPVSNVFVEHIWPVWKEAARVLKDGGTLISGFTNPLLYLFDDEQEEKGILDVKNSIPYSPLDQLSEDELQLYKESNQALEFGHTLENQIQGQIDAGFLIAGFYEDDFGGRRLIDRYTQTFIATKAIKTK; encoded by the coding sequence ATGAAAACCAATGAGCACAATCGCATTGTATGGGATAAAAAAGTGGCCGATGGCGTTTCATATACAAAGCCTGTCACAAGTAAAATGATTGAAGAAAGTAAGAAAGGAAATTGGCACATCACCGTAACGACGGAAAAGCCTGTCCCACGTGAGTGGTTTCCCACTACGCTAAAAGGGGTTAAGATTCTTTGTCTCGCTTCTGGCGGTGGGCAGCAGGGACCGATTCTTGCCGCTGCAGGAGCTGAAGTAACCGTTGTTGATCTTTCTGAGAAACAATTGGAGCAGGATCGTTTTGTTGCTGAAAGGGATCATTTGCAGCTTTCGATCGAAAAAGGAGATATGACGGACTTATCATTTATTCCTAATAACACCTTTGATATGATTGTTCATCCAGTTTCGAATGTATTTGTGGAACATATTTGGCCCGTTTGGAAAGAGGCAGCTAGAGTACTAAAAGACGGCGGCACGCTTATTTCAGGATTTACAAATCCTTTGCTTTACCTTTTCGATGATGAGCAGGAAGAGAAAGGGATTCTTGACGTAAAAAACAGCATTCCGTATTCCCCGCTCGATCAATTAAGTGAAGACGAGCTTCAACTATACAAGGAAAGCAATCAAGCACTTGAATTCGGCCATACGCTAGAAAATCAAATTCAGGGACAGATTGATGCCGGATTTCTGATCGCTGGTTTCTATGAGGATGATTTTGGGGGAAGGCGCCTAATCGATCGCTATACTCAAACGTTTATTGCAACAAAGGCGATAAAAACAAAATAA
- a CDS encoding class I SAM-dependent DNA methyltransferase: MEYGGSSVYDHNDFYEQYMARRHREESPNKVIEYPALMSLLGDVTDQTILDLGCGDASLGESLLSKQCEEYVGVDGSQNMVKQAELKLQGTKGSVVHTSLETYSYPAGAFDRVVSQLVLHYIEDLELIVKNVYETLKPGGKFVFSVLHPVMTASFKSMTGKRTDWIVDDYFDTGKRIEPWIGEQVVKYHRTIEDYFLILQGAGFTIQGLKEGTPEREHFQNEEEFKRRQRIPLFLIISCIK, encoded by the coding sequence ATGGAATACGGTGGATCATCGGTGTACGATCATAATGATTTCTATGAGCAATATATGGCCAGGCGCCATCGAGAAGAAAGCCCAAATAAGGTGATCGAATATCCTGCGCTAATGTCTTTACTCGGAGATGTTACCGATCAGACAATTCTTGATCTCGGTTGTGGAGACGCCTCGCTTGGAGAATCATTACTAAGCAAGCAGTGTGAAGAATATGTCGGTGTGGATGGCTCTCAGAACATGGTGAAGCAAGCGGAATTAAAGCTACAAGGGACGAAAGGAAGCGTCGTGCACACATCCTTAGAAACCTATTCTTATCCAGCAGGTGCTTTTGATCGGGTTGTTTCCCAATTAGTCCTACATTACATAGAAGATCTAGAATTGATTGTTAAGAACGTATATGAGACGTTAAAACCTGGAGGGAAGTTCGTTTTCAGCGTTCTTCATCCGGTTATGACGGCTTCTTTCAAAAGCATGACGGGAAAACGAACGGATTGGATTGTTGATGATTATTTTGACACAGGGAAGAGAATTGAACCATGGATTGGGGAACAAGTGGTGAAATACCATCGGACGATTGAAGACTATTTTCTTATCCTTCAGGGCGCTGGATTTACGATACAGGGCTTAAAAGAAGGAACGCCAGAACGAGAGCATTTTCAAAATGAAGAAGAGTTTAAAAGAAGACAGCGTATTCCGTTATTTTTAATCATTTCCTGCATAAAATAA
- a CDS encoding TerC family protein has protein sequence MDVSMLLEYGWVLLLLIALEGLLAADNALVLAIMVKHLPEEERKKALFYGLAGAFVFRFASLFAISFLVGVWQVQAIGALYLLFIAINHIVRKQLMKKGKSDVEKKSKKQSGFWGTVIKVELADIAFAVDSILAAVALAVTLPNTPLPQIGGLDGGKFLVIFAGGLIGLIVMRFAANYFVKLLKAKPGLEIAAFMIVGWVGVKLSVYTLSHPELSILPESFAKSPEWKVTFYAVLLLIAIGGWFLSSSKKSEVSKGETM, from the coding sequence ATGGATGTGTCAATGTTGTTGGAATACGGATGGGTTTTGTTACTTCTCATTGCACTTGAAGGGTTGCTTGCGGCAGATAATGCTCTCGTATTGGCGATTATGGTAAAACATTTACCAGAAGAAGAGCGTAAGAAAGCATTGTTTTACGGGCTAGCTGGTGCCTTTGTTTTTCGCTTTGCCTCCCTATTTGCGATTTCTTTTCTCGTTGGTGTATGGCAGGTGCAAGCGATCGGTGCGCTTTACCTTTTATTCATTGCCATCAATCATATCGTTCGAAAGCAGCTGATGAAGAAGGGGAAAAGTGATGTTGAGAAAAAATCCAAAAAGCAGTCAGGGTTTTGGGGAACAGTCATTAAAGTGGAATTAGCAGATATTGCTTTTGCGGTCGATTCTATATTAGCTGCCGTTGCTTTAGCCGTTACGCTTCCCAACACACCTCTTCCACAAATCGGTGGACTAGACGGTGGGAAATTTCTTGTTATCTTTGCAGGTGGGCTAATCGGATTAATTGTGATGCGATTCGCGGCCAATTATTTTGTGAAACTTTTAAAAGCAAAGCCAGGGTTGGAGATTGCTGCTTTCATGATTGTTGGTTGGGTAGGTGTGAAATTGTCTGTTTACACTCTTTCTCACCCAGAATTAAGCATTCTACCTGAATCATTTGCGAAATCACCCGAATGGAAAGTAACGTTCTATGCGGTATTGCTACTCATTGCAATCGGAGGTTGGTTTTTATCTAGTTCGAAAAAATCAGAAGTGTCAAAAGGAGAAACAATGTGA
- a CDS encoding NUDIX hydrolase produces MIRVDVVYTLLYNERDDQVLMVQNKKHDNWSLPGGAVEEGETLVQAASREMREETGLTVEVGGVLSVNEAFIGNHHAHFFTFQGKITNGTIVIQDTETIADAKWMNRTEADEWMPYYQGGVQTLLKASVPYVFQG; encoded by the coding sequence ATGATTAGAGTGGACGTGGTGTATACGCTTCTTTATAACGAAAGGGACGATCAAGTGTTAATGGTTCAAAATAAGAAGCATGACAATTGGTCACTCCCTGGTGGAGCTGTCGAAGAAGGAGAGACGCTCGTGCAGGCGGCTAGTCGTGAAATGAGAGAAGAAACGGGATTAACGGTGGAAGTGGGAGGCGTGTTGAGTGTAAATGAAGCATTTATAGGAAATCATCACGCTCACTTCTTTACCTTTCAAGGCAAAATCACGAACGGCACGATCGTCATTCAAGACACAGAAACGATTGCGGATGCAAAGTGGATGAATCGAACTGAAGCGGATGAGTGGATGCCTTATTATCAAGGGGGGGTTCAGACGTTACTTAAAGCGTCTGTACCATACGTCTTTCAAGGTTAA
- a CDS encoding histidine--tRNA ligase, protein MKKLKNQNVKGTMDYLPEDEQIRRKVRRTLEDTFIQYNCLPLETPILNEQKLMASKYAGGDEILEEMYTLSDRGKRELALRYDLTIPFAKVVAMNPGLRMPFKRYEIGKVFRDGPVKPGRFREFTQCDVDITGVSSQMAEAELMEMALDIFNQLELNVTIQYNNRKLLAGMLQTLSIPSSRLNDVILTMDKLEKIGIEGVKKELQQKDISADAIRNVERYAQDWSGQDLTYFQQFASENENVQKGVNELSELTSYLDGLNVLKNCSFNPFLARGLDIYTGTIYEIFLSDQSISSSIGSGGRYDSAIAGLLGSEDSFSTVGISFGLDVIFTALKGKESSLVRDSQPDYMIIPIDANREALMVASTYRKLGYRIEVDMSEKRIGKSLERASKRGIEKVILIGNEEVTNNKIIVKSLNEGKEESISFRF, encoded by the coding sequence TTGAAAAAGCTAAAAAATCAAAATGTAAAAGGAACAATGGATTATTTACCGGAGGATGAGCAAATACGTAGAAAAGTGAGGCGAACCCTAGAAGATACATTTATCCAATATAACTGTCTTCCGCTAGAAACACCTATTCTAAATGAACAAAAACTAATGGCTTCCAAATACGCCGGCGGCGATGAAATCCTAGAAGAAATGTACACACTTAGCGATCGTGGGAAAAGAGAGCTTGCCCTTCGTTACGACCTTACCATTCCATTTGCAAAAGTAGTGGCAATGAATCCAGGTTTACGTATGCCATTCAAGCGATATGAAATTGGAAAAGTTTTTCGAGATGGACCTGTGAAACCGGGACGATTCCGCGAATTTACTCAATGTGATGTCGATATCACCGGCGTAAGTTCCCAAATGGCAGAAGCTGAATTAATGGAAATGGCACTTGATATTTTCAATCAACTTGAACTTAACGTAACGATTCAATATAACAATCGCAAGCTTCTTGCCGGCATGCTACAGACCCTATCGATCCCTTCCTCGCGATTAAACGATGTTATCCTGACAATGGATAAACTCGAGAAAATTGGAATAGAAGGTGTTAAAAAAGAACTTCAACAAAAAGACATCTCTGCAGACGCCATTCGGAACGTTGAGCGCTACGCGCAAGACTGGAGCGGTCAAGACCTCACTTATTTCCAACAATTTGCCTCCGAGAATGAGAATGTGCAAAAAGGAGTAAATGAGCTTTCTGAACTAACTTCCTATTTGGATGGACTTAACGTTCTAAAGAATTGCTCCTTTAACCCATTTCTTGCAAGAGGTCTTGATATTTATACCGGAACCATTTATGAGATTTTCCTCAGTGATCAGTCCATCTCATCCAGCATAGGCAGTGGCGGTCGCTATGACAGCGCTATTGCTGGTTTACTAGGCAGTGAAGACTCCTTTTCAACCGTTGGCATTTCATTCGGTCTTGATGTGATTTTCACAGCATTAAAAGGAAAGGAATCATCACTCGTTAGAGATTCACAACCCGATTATATGATCATACCGATCGATGCCAATCGTGAAGCCCTAATGGTTGCCTCCACTTATCGGAAATTAGGTTATCGAATTGAAGTTGATATGAGTGAAAAGAGAATTGGGAAATCTCTTGAACGAGCGAGTAAAAGAGGAATCGAAAAAGTCATTCTTATTGGAAACGAAGAAGTAACGAATAACAAGATTATCGTGAAGTCATTAAATGAAGGAAAAGAAGAAAGCATCTCCTTCCGTTTTTAA
- a CDS encoding aminoglycoside phosphotransferase family protein: MQNLTKEKIITMIPGLTAATLIPITKGYSFDLKYITQWNGKRVLLRIYELALSERVQEKVAKMRAFRERGVRCQEVYAFGVIPEENFCYTIFSFLEGEDGEVALPSLTEAEQYRAGYEAGVDLLKMHELPIVSSKSEHIAFLKTKFEKAVERYLKLETRIPHDQEIIDYVRRNLSLIGESKLVFAHHDYHAGNLIIQHGKYAGVIDFNRCGVNTAYSEFDKLELFSSRLSIPFSKGMIQGYFSDEVPDLFWKIRSVHMAQLLIYHMNWATDFFPQDLSLAEEAIEYVLETYNGFHRMVPKWYEESQA; encoded by the coding sequence ATGCAAAACCTTACAAAAGAAAAAATCATCACAATGATCCCTGGGTTAACTGCAGCGACACTGATTCCAATAACAAAAGGGTATTCGTTTGATTTAAAATACATCACACAATGGAATGGAAAACGAGTATTGCTTCGAATTTATGAGCTGGCTTTAAGTGAGCGCGTACAAGAAAAAGTAGCAAAGATGCGTGCGTTCAGGGAGCGTGGTGTTCGATGTCAGGAAGTGTATGCCTTTGGTGTGATACCGGAAGAAAATTTCTGTTACACGATTTTTTCTTTTCTTGAAGGAGAAGATGGCGAGGTGGCGTTACCTAGCTTAACGGAGGCTGAACAATACAGAGCAGGGTATGAAGCGGGAGTAGATCTTTTGAAAATGCACGAATTGCCCATCGTTTCCTCTAAATCCGAGCATATAGCTTTTTTGAAAACGAAGTTTGAGAAGGCGGTAGAGCGGTATTTGAAGCTCGAAACACGTATTCCACATGATCAAGAGATAATTGATTATGTAAGAAGAAACTTGTCACTTATTGGAGAGAGTAAGCTTGTATTTGCGCATCATGATTATCATGCAGGAAACCTGATTATTCAGCATGGAAAGTATGCTGGTGTGATTGATTTTAACCGATGTGGTGTAAACACAGCTTATTCTGAGTTTGATAAGCTTGAATTGTTTTCGAGTCGCTTGAGCATTCCTTTTTCAAAAGGGATGATTCAAGGATACTTTTCTGATGAAGTTCCTGATCTTTTCTGGAAAATTCGTTCCGTACATATGGCCCAGCTTCTGATCTATCATATGAATTGGGCAACGGATTTCTTTCCGCAAGATCTTTCACTTGCCGAAGAAGCAATAGAATATGTTTTAGAGACGTATAATGGTTTTCATCGAATGGTTCCAAAATGGTATGAAGAAAGCCAGGCATAG
- a CDS encoding DUF4396 domain-containing protein: MNTLQLISILALSIGLLSSLVILVDIIRHPQMMRIMNVVWPINGWFLGPFAIWSYFKWGRLKAKNLDYDDHRGEPAKVFMSTSHCSAGCTLGDAVGVPIVALTGFALLGSILYTHYLVEFILAYGFGILFQFYAIYPMNKEDGAWSAIKEATKADTLSLIAFEVGMFGWMAIVHFVLFAEPPKPNSAVYWFMMQIAMILGFATSYPANWWLVKKGIKEAM; this comes from the coding sequence TTGAATACACTTCAGCTTATTTCAATTCTTGCTCTTTCCATTGGATTACTCTCATCGCTCGTGATTCTTGTTGATATTATCCGTCACCCACAAATGATGCGAATTATGAACGTTGTTTGGCCAATTAACGGGTGGTTTCTTGGTCCATTTGCCATCTGGTCATATTTTAAATGGGGACGCTTGAAAGCAAAAAATCTGGATTATGACGATCATCGAGGTGAACCTGCAAAAGTTTTTATGTCTACGAGTCATTGCTCAGCAGGTTGCACATTAGGAGATGCCGTCGGCGTTCCGATCGTTGCCTTAACTGGATTTGCTCTCCTGGGCTCTATTCTTTACACTCACTATCTCGTTGAATTTATACTGGCATATGGATTCGGTATCCTGTTTCAATTTTATGCGATTTATCCAATGAACAAAGAAGATGGCGCGTGGAGTGCGATTAAAGAAGCCACCAAAGCAGACACGCTTTCCTTAATTGCTTTTGAAGTTGGAATGTTTGGCTGGATGGCCATCGTACACTTCGTCCTCTTTGCCGAACCTCCAAAACCTAACTCAGCCGTATACTGGTTTATGATGCAAATTGCGATGATTCTTGGATTTGCAACAAGCTATCCAGCAAATTGGTGGCTCGTTAAAAAGGGGATAAAAGAAGCGATGTGA
- a CDS encoding zinc-binding dehydrogenase — translation MKALLLKDKNQWDSMKVQEMEAPSPKKGEVLVNIHAAGLNPVDYKTATNGNPNWEYPHILGLDGAGVIEEVGEEVTDWKPGDRVVYHGDLMKKGTFAEYAIAQAHTIAKLPEAISFVDAAALPTAGYTAYQALFRKLHIHRGQTILIHAGAGGVGGFAIQMAKYMGLTVITTASSHNHDFVKKLGADYAIDYKEEDFVERTLELTNGIGVHAVLDAVSGDNATKSLETLTFNGQIAYIAGAPDFQQGVSFARPLSFHQIALGGVYQSSNLAEQADLAMMGDEMIQLLLGGHLDPMISKTISLEEVPQALVELSKRHVTGKIVAKVSE, via the coding sequence ATGAAAGCTCTTTTACTTAAAGATAAAAATCAATGGGATTCCATGAAAGTGCAAGAAATGGAAGCCCCATCACCCAAAAAAGGTGAAGTTCTTGTTAACATTCATGCTGCGGGATTAAACCCCGTTGATTATAAGACCGCTACTAACGGAAATCCTAACTGGGAATACCCTCATATCCTTGGCCTTGACGGCGCTGGTGTGATCGAGGAAGTAGGCGAAGAAGTAACGGATTGGAAGCCAGGTGATCGTGTTGTGTACCATGGCGACCTCATGAAAAAGGGAACATTTGCCGAATATGCGATTGCACAAGCTCACACGATTGCTAAGCTTCCTGAAGCGATTTCTTTCGTTGATGCTGCAGCACTCCCAACAGCAGGATACACTGCTTACCAGGCCCTTTTCCGTAAGCTACATATTCATCGGGGGCAAACGATTCTGATTCATGCTGGTGCTGGTGGTGTAGGTGGCTTTGCGATTCAGATGGCGAAGTATATGGGATTAACCGTCATTACAACAGCGTCAAGTCATAATCACGATTTTGTAAAAAAACTTGGTGCTGACTATGCAATTGACTACAAAGAAGAAGACTTCGTGGAACGTACGCTCGAACTAACAAACGGTATTGGCGTTCACGCTGTTCTTGATGCTGTAAGCGGAGATAATGCGACAAAATCACTTGAAACCTTAACATTTAACGGGCAAATTGCCTATATTGCCGGTGCCCCAGATTTTCAACAGGGTGTCTCTTTCGCTCGACCCCTCTCTTTCCATCAGATCGCTCTTGGAGGCGTGTATCAATCCTCTAACTTAGCAGAACAAGCTGATCTTGCTATGATGGGGGATGAAATGATTCAACTTCTTCTAGGTGGCCATCTTGATCCGATGATTTCAAAAACCATATCTCTTGAAGAGGTGCCACAAGCTTTAGTTGAGTTATCGAAGCGTCATGTAACTGGTAAGATTGTTGCGAAAGTTAGCGAATAA
- a CDS encoding NUDIX hydrolase, with the protein MREWIGAAAVCTNDQGDLLMIQNEKEKWAVPSGEVGKDETPEMCCIREVKEETGYDVAIEKPLFVKDQDVNGVHVTTYYYEVNVVGGMISLPKSEQDVTEIEWKTVEEMEALAHAYPEDASYLTNFLYEKTP; encoded by the coding sequence ATGCGAGAATGGATTGGAGCAGCGGCAGTTTGTACAAATGATCAGGGGGATTTGCTGATGATTCAAAATGAGAAGGAGAAATGGGCCGTTCCTTCTGGAGAAGTAGGAAAAGATGAAACCCCTGAGATGTGTTGCATTCGTGAAGTGAAAGAAGAAACAGGCTATGATGTTGCGATTGAAAAGCCACTATTTGTGAAAGATCAGGATGTGAATGGCGTTCATGTCACGACTTATTATTATGAAGTAAATGTGGTTGGAGGCATGATTTCTCTTCCGAAATCTGAACAAGACGTAACTGAAATTGAGTGGAAAACAGTGGAAGAAATGGAAGCGTTAGCTCATGCTTATCCTGAAGACGCTTCTTATTTAACGAATTTCTTATATGAAAAGACTCCTTAA
- the lspA gene encoding signal peptidase II translates to MIPLVTFFLVIDLITKRWIDSVLTINERIEVIDGILGFQLYYNAGATMGLLEGYTGLLLFLQTGIILLLIYGYIRATPKRFAMQIAFSFLISGGIGNLVDRIQYGHVIDFLSVKWSSGIFNVADMFIRYGFILIVILYFMKKFKIQGLDEDPNQEPQKSERG, encoded by the coding sequence ATGATTCCTTTAGTGACCTTCTTTTTAGTGATTGATCTTATAACAAAACGTTGGATTGACTCTGTCCTAACTATCAATGAACGGATTGAAGTGATTGATGGTATTTTAGGGTTCCAGCTTTACTATAACGCTGGTGCCACGATGGGGTTATTAGAAGGATACACGGGCTTACTCCTCTTTCTACAAACAGGGATCATTCTTCTGTTGATTTACGGTTACATACGTGCAACGCCAAAACGTTTTGCCATGCAAATAGCTTTTAGCTTTTTGATTAGTGGTGGGATTGGAAATTTGGTTGATCGTATTCAATATGGTCATGTCATTGATTTTCTTTCCGTGAAGTGGAGTTCAGGTATTTTTAATGTAGCTGATATGTTTATTCGATATGGGTTTATTTTAATCGTTATTCTTTACTTTATGAAGAAATTTAAGATCCAGGGGTTGGATGAAGATCCAAATCAAGAGCCACAAAAAAGCGAGAGAGGGTAA
- the spxA gene encoding transcriptional regulator SpxA, whose translation MITLYTSPSCTSCRKAKAWLEEHNLPYEQRNMFAKPLSEDEIKAIIRMTEKGTEEIISKRSKAFESLDKELDELTLQELYSLIKENPGILKRPILLDTKRLQVGFHEDEIRSFLPRKVRAFQLEQILQEAQ comes from the coding sequence ATGATTACACTTTATACGTCACCAAGCTGTACATCTTGCAGAAAGGCGAAAGCATGGCTTGAAGAGCACAATCTTCCTTATGAACAGCGGAACATGTTTGCAAAGCCACTCTCTGAGGATGAAATTAAAGCGATTATACGTATGACTGAAAAAGGAACAGAAGAAATCATCTCAAAGCGCTCAAAAGCGTTTGAATCACTTGATAAAGAGCTCGATGAACTGACGCTTCAGGAACTTTATAGCTTAATTAAAGAAAACCCTGGCATTTTGAAGCGACCGATCTTACTTGATACGAAACGTCTTCAGGTTGGTTTCCATGAAGATGAAATAAGAAGCTTCCTACCGAGGAAAGTTCGCGCATTTCAACTTGAACAAATTCTTCAAGAAGCGCAATAA
- a CDS encoding MFS transporter, whose translation MDNKKKWDLISLASIPLVMTLGNSMLIPVLPLIEKKLGITSFEVSMIITVYSIAAILLIPIAGYLSDRYGRKKVIIPSLFIAGAGGLVTGWASWSLEDPYSMILIGRVLQGIGSSGAAPVVLPLVGDLFKSDKDVSAGLGLIETSNTIGKVLSPILGALLASFLWYLPFLAIPVFSLISILLVIFLVESPEKNEKPQTFSCFLSCLKNIFHNDGKWLTAIFAIGGVIMFVLFGILFYLAGFLEKEFQIVGVKKGAIIAIPLVALSLTSYIAGKRIGENKTTMKWCIFAGLSLLAAATIGVSFTERLWFMLLILFVAGIGIGMSLPCLDALITEGVKKEERGTITSLYSSTRFLGVAAGPPIYAILMKQSHEIVFYTSAAVAVAAILLCFVSIKPEADV comes from the coding sequence ATGGACAATAAAAAGAAGTGGGATTTGATTTCTCTTGCTTCAATTCCACTTGTGATGACGCTGGGGAATTCAATGCTTATACCCGTTCTACCTCTTATTGAAAAAAAGCTAGGCATCACATCCTTTGAAGTATCGATGATCATCACGGTCTACTCAATTGCAGCTATCTTATTAATTCCGATTGCCGGGTATTTATCTGATCGATATGGAAGAAAAAAAGTGATTATCCCTAGTTTATTTATTGCAGGAGCTGGGGGACTGGTGACGGGTTGGGCATCATGGTCTCTAGAAGATCCGTATAGCATGATTCTCATTGGAAGAGTTCTTCAAGGGATTGGGTCTTCAGGAGCAGCCCCAGTTGTCCTTCCGCTTGTAGGAGATTTATTCAAAAGTGATAAAGATGTAAGTGCAGGACTTGGTTTGATTGAAACTTCGAATACAATCGGTAAAGTACTTAGTCCTATACTTGGAGCGCTTCTTGCTTCTTTTCTATGGTACTTACCATTCTTAGCCATTCCGGTTTTCTCACTTATTTCAATATTGCTTGTTATTTTCCTTGTGGAGTCACCAGAGAAAAATGAGAAGCCGCAAACATTTTCATGTTTTTTGTCGTGTTTAAAGAACATTTTTCATAACGATGGAAAATGGCTGACAGCGATATTTGCGATCGGTGGCGTAATCATGTTTGTTCTATTTGGAATTTTATTCTACCTCGCCGGATTTTTGGAAAAGGAGTTTCAAATTGTAGGTGTCAAGAAAGGAGCAATCATTGCCATTCCGCTAGTGGCCCTATCTTTGACTTCTTATATCGCTGGAAAACGAATTGGTGAGAACAAAACGACGATGAAATGGTGTATCTTTGCAGGTCTTTCCTTGCTCGCTGCTGCTACAATAGGTGTATCTTTTACGGAAAGACTGTGGTTCATGTTACTAATATTGTTTGTAGCTGGGATCGGGATAGGGATGTCGCTTCCATGCCTTGATGCGCTTATAACAGAAGGCGTGAAAAAAGAAGAGCGTGGCACGATTACATCGCTTTACAGTTCAACGCGTTTCCTTGGGGTAGCGGCAGGACCACCGATCTATGCCATTCTTATGAAGCAATCGCATGAAATCGTCTTTTATACCTCTGCAGCTGTAGCTGTAGCGGCCATTCTACTTTGTTTTGTTTCGATAAAGCCTGAAGCGGATGTTTAG
- a CDS encoding M14 family metallopeptidase, with product MNDTDHYFAKNYDESRVTFRSLLDKIQKKWPDATLTTKAIGKEENNTIDMIYSEALTSNDQVLFFTTGEHGIEGYAGAAVIQLFVENYLDQIDASKTGICLIHAINPWGMRHFRRVTENNVDLNRNYFYDENSIRRDVNKNYAKESDLFLPDGKITDLKEERHKLYAQLMKGLAKEGYAGLKKAKGMGQFEFDRGVYYGGSTAEESAVFLKSIQEKLLGTYPSVIHMDWHTALGPTNEITMVISENDGRSIDELKEAYQLKNVETYTPEKVKGDSTNHFYKLKKEAYPETYLLSALFEFGTFGTDKQAELREFMTIILENHLYHEGAESVDDIQWILGEFEAMFYPNDEEWKKSVLNEARKGMEGVLKKEGILK from the coding sequence ATGAACGATACAGACCATTACTTTGCTAAAAATTACGATGAGTCAAGAGTAACATTCCGCAGTCTTCTCGATAAAATTCAAAAGAAGTGGCCGGATGCAACCTTAACAACAAAAGCGATTGGAAAAGAAGAAAATAACACAATTGATATGATTTATTCAGAAGCGCTAACTTCAAATGATCAGGTGCTTTTTTTTACAACTGGTGAACACGGAATTGAAGGCTATGCAGGTGCAGCCGTTATTCAACTATTCGTGGAAAATTATCTTGACCAAATTGATGCATCCAAAACAGGTATTTGCTTGATTCATGCCATTAACCCGTGGGGAATGCGCCACTTTCGCCGTGTAACCGAAAACAACGTTGACCTTAACCGAAATTATTTCTATGATGAAAATTCCATTCGCAGAGACGTGAATAAAAATTATGCAAAAGAAAGTGACTTATTTTTACCGGATGGAAAAATCACTGATTTAAAAGAAGAAAGGCATAAGTTGTATGCCCAGTTAATGAAAGGTCTAGCAAAAGAAGGATACGCCGGACTGAAAAAGGCAAAGGGAATGGGGCAATTTGAATTTGATCGAGGGGTCTACTATGGCGGTTCTACAGCTGAAGAGTCAGCTGTCTTCTTAAAAAGTATTCAAGAAAAGTTGCTAGGCACTTACCCGAGCGTGATTCATATGGATTGGCATACGGCACTAGGGCCAACGAATGAAATTACGATGGTTATCTCTGAGAATGACGGCAGAAGCATAGATGAACTGAAAGAAGCTTATCAACTTAAAAATGTTGAAACCTATACCCCTGAGAAAGTAAAAGGTGACTCAACAAACCATTTCTATAAGCTCAAAAAAGAAGCGTATCCGGAAACATACCTTCTTTCCGCTCTCTTTGAGTTTGGAACGTTTGGAACGGACAAGCAGGCGGAACTTCGTGAATTTATGACGATTATTTTAGAAAATCACTTGTATCATGAAGGTGCAGAGTCTGTCGATGACATCCAGTGGATTCTTGGAGAGTTTGAAGCGATGTTTTATCCAAATGACGAAGAGTGGAAGAAATCAGTTCTAAATGAAGCGCGTAAAGGTATGGAAGGTGTATTAAAGAAAGAAGGTATCTTAAAATAA
- a CDS encoding MTH1187 family thiamine-binding protein, with protein sequence MALLEISVTPVGTSQTSMSHFVTEAIQIAEKEGFTYHIGPTSTVFEGNVDELFELARDIHTSALRKGSDRVITNIKIEDREDKALTIDGQVNEVRSSIG encoded by the coding sequence ATGGCACTTTTAGAAATCAGCGTAACACCTGTAGGAACAAGTCAGACGAGTATGAGTCATTTTGTAACAGAAGCCATTCAAATCGCTGAAAAAGAAGGCTTCACTTACCATATTGGACCCACTTCAACCGTTTTTGAAGGAAACGTAGATGAACTTTTTGAATTGGCGAGAGACATTCATACGAGTGCGCTTCGGAAAGGGTCAGATCGCGTAATCACGAATATTAAGATTGAGGATCGAGAAGACAAGGCACTTACAATTGATGGGCAAGTAAATGAAGTTCGAAGTTCAATTGGATAA